In bacterium, the DNA window AAAAGGTCAAAGAAACGCCGGTAAGCCCCGGTATTTTTCTTGACAAGAAGTTCGAAAGAGGCATCCGCTGCCTCGAACTGGTAGCCTTTGTGTTCCAGTTCCTTTAACCGGTCAAGGATCTGCTTTGTCTTTTCCGTATCCTGACTCAGGTCGAGTCCGTATTCTTCTGCCTTGGAAAGGATACTGCTTCTTCCTGACAACTCGGAGATAAGAATACGCCGCTGATTTCCCACCTTATCCGGCCGGATATGTTCGTAAGTGACTGGATTTTTCTGAACGGCATTGACATGAATCCCACCTTTATGGGCAAAAGCAGAGTATCCTACGTAGGGTTGATGCATATTGGGGGCTAAGTTGGTCACTTCGGAAATATGCCTGGATGTCTCGGTTAACTTCTCCAGTTGGAAATCACTTAAACAAGACAGACCCAACTTTAATTGAAGATTAGGGATAACTACACAGAGATCGGCATTGCCACACCGTTCACCATAGCCATTAATGGTCCCCTGCACATGGTTACAACCCATCGTAACCGCGATAATAGAATTAGCTACGGCTACCCCCGCATCATTATGGGCATGGATACCCAGGGGGGTATCTATCTCTCCCCGGACTACTTCTATTACCTCCTGTAACTTAGGCGGCATAGTTCCGCCGTTGGTGTCACACAAAACAATAGTATCAGCCCCTACCTCAGAAGCAGCCCTGATAGTAGCCAGGGAATAGGCCAGATTATCTCTACAGCCATCGAAAAAATGTTCGGCATCATAGATAACCTCTAATCCCTTTGACCTTAGATAATGAATAGATTCTCTGATTAGCTCCAAGTTCTTATCCAGAGAAACCTTAAGGACTTCCTTAACATGAAGGTCCCAACTCTTGCCAAAAATAGTGGCCACATTAACGCCGGACTTCAGAATGGCCTGGATATTCTCATCTTCCTCCACTTTATTTCCGGCCCGCTTGGTGCTACCGAAGGCAGCTATTTGGGCGTGCTTAAACGGAATATGCTTTACTTCTTCGAAAAAACGGATATCCTTGGGATTTGAACCCGGCCAGCCACCTTCGATATAGTGGATACCCAATCGGTCAAGTTTTTTAACAATATCGATCTTATCCTCCAGAGAAAAAGAAATCCCTTCCATCTGGGCTCCGTCTCTTAAGGTGGTGTCGTATATCTCTATTTTTTGCATAGTTATCAACTCCTTAAAATGGATCCATCCACATGATCACGCCCTTCTTCGTCGGTCGTTAGGTTCTTCCATCGGTTTTCCTGGGGAAAGACCCACTGCCAATCCCACTCGCTTGGCGCAGTTGGATACTTGCGGTCTAAAGCCATCGGTAGACCGTGTGAGAACTCTTGCAATATTATACCATTTATGGTATAATATTGCAAGAAAAATTTACTTGTAAGTGTTCAGCCACAAAGACACTAAGACACAAAAAATTTCTTAATAGCTCAAAACAGAGCAGTAGCCCAGTAGTTAAAGACTTTTCTGAAAGTTCCAGAACTTCTGCTCTATTGCTCTAATGTTC includes these proteins:
- the cimA gene encoding citramalate synthase, giving the protein MQKIEIYDTTLRDGAQMEGISFSLEDKIDIVKKLDRLGIHYIEGGWPGSNPKDIRFFEEVKHIPFKHAQIAAFGSTKRAGNKVEEDENIQAILKSGVNVATIFGKSWDLHVKEVLKVSLDKNLELIRESIHYLRSKGLEVIYDAEHFFDGCRDNLAYSLATIRAASEVGADTIVLCDTNGGTMPPKLQEVIEVVRGEIDTPLGIHAHNDAGVAVANSIIAVTMGCNHVQGTINGYGERCGNADLCVVIPNLQLKLGLSCLSDFQLEKLTETSRHISEVTNLAPNMHQPYVGYSAFAHKGGIHVNAVQKNPVTYEHIRPDKVGNQRRILISELSGRSSILSKAEEYGLDLSQDTEKTKQILDRLKELEHKGYQFEAADASFELLVKKNTGAYRRFFDLLGFRVIVERREDNKLTSEATIKLQVNGETEYTVAEGDGPVDALDKALRKALENFYPVLKGIHLTDFKVRVLDAKEGTAAKVRVLIESSGLDSTWGTVGVSENIIEASYQALIDSIEYVLLKKEIEGKWSKH